Proteins co-encoded in one Methanosarcinales archaeon Met12 genomic window:
- a CDS encoding prefoldin subunit beta codes for MNNELPQQVQHQLAQLQQIQHQAQVIIGQKTKMELMLRETEQAQEELEKLEKDAVVYKGIGQLLIKSEKTAVTEDLAEKKEVLSVRLKTLEKQEQKIQEKFQQLQNQIRTALGQKEGAG; via the coding sequence ATGAATAATGAATTACCACAACAAGTTCAACATCAATTAGCACAGTTGCAACAGATACAGCATCAGGCACAGGTCATAATCGGGCAAAAAACCAAGATGGAGCTGATGTTGCGTGAAACCGAGCAAGCACAGGAAGAGCTGGAAAAGCTGGAAAAAGATGCAGTAGTTTACAAGGGAATCGGCCAGTTGTTGATTAAATCTGAAAAGACGGCTGTAACAGAAGACCTGGCGGAGAAAAAAGAGGTCCTGAGCGTACGACTCAAGACGCTTGAAAAGCAAGAGCAAAAAATCCAGGAAAAGTTTCAACAACTACAGAACCAAATTCGGACGGCGCTTGGCCAGAAAGAGGGCGCTGGATGA
- a CDS encoding PIN domain-containing protein: MNILIDSFAWLELFQGSVTGRKVLHILKENAGQIYTSVLNLYEIRYRVEEIRDAKTADEFVKTVENHAKSLDVPERSPLKLQELNRK, encoded by the coding sequence ATGAACATTTTGATTGATAGTTTTGCATGGTTGGAGCTCTTTCAAGGCTCTGTCACGGGAAGAAAAGTACTGCATATTCTTAAAGAAAATGCTGGACAAATTTATACATCTGTCTTAAACCTCTATGAGATTAGATATAGAGTAGAAGAGATCAGGGATGCAAAAACAGCCGATGAATTTGTTAAGACCGTTGAAAATCATGCGAAAAGCTTAGATGTACCAGAAAGATCGCCATTGAAGCTTCAAGAATTAAATCGAAAATGA
- a CDS encoding 2-isopropylmalate synthase, translating into MHKTVRIFDTTLRDGEQTPGVSFTADDKLILAHQLDKLGVDIIEAGFPTSSKGEKDAVKKITGARLDSQICGLARVTKADIEACLDCDVDVVHTFVPTSDVQIKYTIGKSREEVIQLSVEAVEYIKAHGAKCLFSAMDATRTDMKYLLDVYQSVEKAGADIINVPDTVGVMIPSLMYRFIEDIRSIMNTPIDVHCHNDFGLGVANTLAAVEAGAQQVHVTINGLGERAGNASLEETVMSLHSIYGIKTNIRTKYLVETSRLVERLSGIHIPPNTPVVGDNAFSHESGIHTHGVLRMAETFEPGVMTPEMVGHKRRIVVGKHAGKHAVKKILHEIGLEPTDAQLDEILQRLKDLGDKGKRVTDADLYAIAEAIMGEIAKGEQTIILEEVLVTTGSKIAPTAVIKAKVHGKQKIGRQTGVGPVDAALKAVQTILGKKDKIKLRDFRLEAITGGSDALAEVTIGVEDEKGNIVTARAAREDIVMASVEALVSAINGLMLRKR; encoded by the coding sequence ATGCACAAAACTGTTCGGATATTTGATACCACGCTTAGAGATGGGGAGCAGACGCCAGGCGTTTCATTCACAGCCGATGATAAACTAATCCTCGCGCATCAACTGGATAAACTGGGCGTTGACATAATCGAGGCGGGTTTTCCCACGTCGTCAAAAGGTGAAAAAGATGCAGTGAAAAAAATCACAGGTGCCCGCTTGGATTCGCAGATATGTGGATTGGCCAGGGTGACGAAGGCGGATATTGAGGCGTGTCTAGATTGCGACGTGGACGTGGTTCATACTTTTGTACCCACATCGGATGTCCAGATAAAATATACGATTGGGAAGAGCAGAGAAGAGGTAATACAGCTGTCAGTGGAGGCTGTCGAATATATCAAAGCGCATGGGGCCAAATGCCTCTTTTCAGCAATGGATGCTACCAGAACGGATATGAAATATCTGCTCGACGTGTATCAAAGTGTCGAGAAAGCTGGTGCGGACATCATCAACGTCCCTGACACCGTTGGCGTGATGATACCCTCCCTCATGTATCGATTCATCGAAGATATCCGTAGTATCATGAACACGCCCATCGATGTACACTGCCACAATGACTTTGGGCTGGGGGTGGCGAATACTCTTGCCGCCGTTGAAGCAGGAGCGCAACAGGTTCATGTGACCATCAACGGTCTTGGCGAGAGGGCGGGAAACGCCTCCTTGGAAGAAACGGTTATGAGCCTTCATTCCATCTATGGCATCAAGACGAACATCAGGACCAAGTATCTGGTCGAAACGTCACGGCTGGTGGAGCGTCTGTCTGGAATTCACATACCGCCAAACACGCCCGTTGTCGGAGATAACGCTTTTTCTCATGAATCTGGCATTCACACACATGGCGTGCTCAGGATGGCAGAGACGTTTGAACCAGGAGTGATGACGCCCGAAATGGTCGGGCACAAACGCAGAATTGTAGTTGGCAAGCACGCTGGAAAGCACGCCGTGAAGAAAATATTGCACGAGATCGGATTGGAACCGACAGATGCCCAGCTTGATGAAATACTGCAACGGCTCAAAGACTTGGGTGACAAAGGAAAACGCGTGACAGATGCAGATCTTTATGCCATCGCTGAGGCAATCATGGGCGAAATAGCCAAAGGAGAGCAAACGATCATATTGGAGGAAGTTTTGGTCACGACCGGCAGTAAGATCGCACCTACTGCCGTGATAAAGGCAAAAGTTCACGGAAAGCAAAAAATAGGAAGGCAGACTGGCGTTGGACCCGTCGATGCTGCGCTGAAGGCGGTGCAAACCATTCTCGGAAAGAAAGACAAAATAAAGTTGCGAGATTTTAGGCTGGAGGCCATTACCGGCGGCTCTGACGCGCTGGCCGAAGTGACGATCGGCGTAGAGGACGAAAAGGGGAATATCGTCACCGCGAGAGCTGCACGCGAGGATATCGTCATGGCTTCTGTTGAGGCATTGGTAAGCGCGATAAACGGGCTGATGCTACGGAAACGATGA
- the mptA gene encoding GTP cyclohydrolase MptA yields the protein MKRLHMRLPDVQANCPDIRINLTRVGVTDVKKLVEVARDKERPIILIATFDIFVDLPSNRKGANLSRNFEVIDEVLEECIAAPVYMTEELCEVIARRLLERHEYASRAEVKMSSEYVIKHKTPKTKTQCQEVVNIFVGATANKSEKRTRKTIGVEAAGMTACPCVQQIMHEKAEEELSKLNVSKTAIKKFLKNIPMATHNQRGRGSIFIEVGDLHKVSIERLIDIIKSSMSSQIYELLKRSDEIFVVETAHKNPRFVEDCVRIMAQKVVQEFSDIPDDSIVSIKQINEESIHQHNAFAERVATMRELRSEMDGI from the coding sequence ATGAAGAGGCTGCACATGCGTTTACCAGATGTACAGGCGAACTGCCCTGATATTCGGATCAACCTGACACGAGTTGGTGTCACCGACGTAAAGAAACTCGTAGAGGTTGCAAGGGATAAAGAAAGACCGATCATCTTGATCGCGACGTTCGATATATTCGTGGACCTGCCATCCAACAGGAAAGGGGCAAATCTGTCACGAAATTTTGAAGTAATCGACGAGGTACTGGAAGAGTGTATAGCTGCTCCTGTATACATGACCGAAGAACTCTGTGAAGTGATCGCACGCCGTCTCCTTGAAAGACATGAATACGCATCCCGTGCTGAGGTCAAGATGTCAAGCGAATATGTCATCAAGCACAAAACACCGAAGACAAAAACTCAGTGCCAGGAAGTTGTGAATATTTTTGTGGGGGCGACTGCTAATAAGTCAGAAAAAAGGACGAGAAAAACAATAGGCGTCGAGGCGGCTGGGATGACCGCCTGTCCTTGTGTACAGCAGATCATGCACGAGAAAGCTGAAGAAGAACTGTCGAAATTGAACGTTTCGAAAACGGCAATAAAGAAGTTCCTGAAGAATATTCCGATGGCAACGCACAATCAGAGGGGACGCGGCTCCATCTTCATCGAGGTTGGGGACTTACACAAAGTCAGCATCGAGAGGTTAATCGACATAATAAAAAGTTCGATGAGCTCGCAGATATATGAGTTATTAAAGCGCTCGGACGAGATATTCGTGGTCGAGACGGCGCATAAAAATCCGAGATTTGTCGAAGACTGTGTGAGAATAATGGCACAAAAGGTCGTACAGGAATTCTCGGACATACCAGATGACTCCATCGTATCGATTAAACAGATTAACGAGGAAAGCATTCACCAGCACAACGCATTCGCAGAGCGTGTTGCTACGATGAGGGAGCTGCGGTCAGAGATGGACGGCATATGA
- a CDS encoding NAD(P)/FAD-dependent oxidoreductase codes for MMHISIIGGSVGGLSSAIALKENDGYDVTIYETHEEIGHLLQCAEGYLATYELEVPPRNVIDCTIHSCIVRTWQNGVRKDRTISSEKERTWIIDRPKYEQLLANRCEKLGVDIQTARRATVRELKRKSEYVIDASGCYSQTSKEYGFRYEDVSRALQYTIEGDFSEYYEGKTIVMGYEPHYIGFYWIFPKSPKKANVGIGRVDSGDLHAELKRILEMENIEGDIINKTGGNIPCKPLKRFTYDNILLVGDAAGLANSFTGEGTNNAIISGRIAARCILKHSIDGYRDMVMAKIGGRLYVGRLMRNIMKNQYQMFCDGPEKLDISFEMLDSPYRLYRAMLTRPGLLIRTIMVSLRTI; via the coding sequence ATGATGCATATATCGATAATTGGTGGAAGCGTCGGCGGTCTTAGTTCTGCTATTGCACTGAAAGAAAACGATGGCTACGATGTCACCATCTATGAGACACATGAGGAGATAGGCCATCTACTCCAATGTGCTGAAGGATATCTAGCTACTTATGAGCTCGAAGTGCCACCGAGAAATGTCATAGATTGCACCATTCATAGCTGCATCGTTCGGACATGGCAGAACGGAGTTAGAAAGGATAGGACGATATCATCTGAAAAAGAGCGAACGTGGATAATTGACCGGCCGAAATATGAGCAGTTACTCGCAAACCGATGTGAAAAACTTGGCGTCGACATACAGACAGCCAGAAGAGCTACCGTCAGAGAGCTGAAAAGGAAATCAGAATACGTCATAGATGCCAGTGGTTGCTATTCCCAGACATCGAAAGAATATGGATTTAGATATGAAGACGTGAGCAGGGCACTCCAATACACGATAGAAGGTGATTTTTCAGAATACTATGAGGGCAAGACAATAGTGATGGGATACGAACCGCACTATATTGGATTTTACTGGATATTTCCTAAGTCACCGAAAAAAGCGAACGTTGGCATTGGACGGGTTGACTCCGGCGATCTACATGCTGAGTTAAAAAGGATATTAGAAATGGAAAACATTGAGGGGGACATCATCAACAAGACAGGAGGTAACATTCCATGTAAGCCCCTGAAGAGATTCACCTATGATAACATTCTCTTGGTTGGAGATGCTGCAGGATTAGCCAATTCATTTACGGGAGAGGGGACGAACAACGCGATCATAAGCGGGAGGATCGCAGCTAGATGTATCCTTAAGCATAGCATCGATGGATACAGGGACATGGTGATGGCAAAAATCGGTGGTCGACTGTACGTCGGTCGGTTAATGCGAAATATAATGAAAAATCAGTATCAAATGTTTTGTGATGGGCCTGAGAAATTGGATATAAGCTTTGAGATGCTTGACAGCCCATACAGGCTCTATAGAGCAATGCTGACAAGACCAGGTTTGCTTATCAGAACGATCATGGTATCATTGCGAACGATATGA
- a CDS encoding DNA glycosylase, producing MKTYQIPVPTFDLDHTLRCGQVFRWRENKEEWTGIVLNSIVRARQRGDMLVIESDLSKKDIINYFRLDDDLENIYKHIGKDKLMKKIIARYNGLRLIRQDSWECLVSYICSINNRIPQIESMIQNLCTQFGDDIGGAYGFPCPERIYKASQSELKKCKLGFRERWIRGVAKKVYDDRLQLSQLKNLDYQSAKKTLMGVEGVGHKVADCVLLFSLDKLEAFPIDVHIRRFMRREYFQNKVVSDEKIRELARGYFGKYAGYAQEYLFYYERSESRK from the coding sequence ATGAAGACATATCAAATACCTGTCCCGACTTTCGATCTTGACCATACGTTGCGATGTGGTCAAGTTTTTAGATGGCGGGAAAATAAAGAGGAATGGACGGGCATCGTCCTGAATTCGATCGTCAGGGCAAGACAAAGAGGCGATATGTTGGTCATCGAATCCGACCTATCAAAAAAAGACATTATAAATTATTTTAGACTGGACGATGACCTGGAAAACATATACAAGCACATTGGTAAAGACAAATTGATGAAAAAAATTATCGCCAGATACAATGGTTTGCGGTTGATCAGGCAGGACTCCTGGGAATGTCTGGTTTCTTACATCTGTTCCATCAACAATAGAATACCACAAATCGAGAGCATGATTCAAAATCTATGCACGCAATTTGGAGATGATATCGGTGGTGCATATGGATTTCCATGCCCGGAGAGAATATATAAAGCAAGCCAGAGTGAACTAAAAAAATGTAAATTAGGGTTCAGAGAGAGGTGGATCAGAGGCGTAGCTAAGAAAGTTTATGATGACAGGCTACAATTAAGTCAATTGAAAAATCTCGATTATCAGAGTGCCAAGAAGACGCTGATGGGAGTCGAGGGAGTAGGACATAAAGTCGCCGATTGTGTCCTCTTGTTTTCATTGGACAAGTTGGAGGCATTTCCAATTGATGTCCACATAAGAAGATTCATGCGACGCGAATATTTTCAAAACAAGGTGGTGTCCGATGAGAAAATCCGTGAGTTGGCAAGAGGATATTTTGGAAAATACGCCGGGTATGCCCAGGAATACTTATTTTATTATGAGAGATCGGAGAGTAGAAAATGA
- a CDS encoding 2,5-diamino-6-(ribosylamino)-4(3H)-pyrimidinone 5'-phosphate reductase: MKHKRPFVFINAAMSADGKISTYERRQIRISSDADMRRVDELRAGADAIMVGIGTVLADNPSLTMKSGEKNPIRIVVDSMARTPVDAEIISRKGSPTIIAVSKSAPPKRVEALRGKAEIITVGDRQVSLPELLSELKSRGINRLMVEGGATLNWGLISERLVDEIYVYIGNMIIGGKDAPTLVDGLGFTKPVKLDLLSIEKLDDGVLVKWCVL; this comes from the coding sequence ATGAAACATAAACGACCATTCGTCTTCATCAATGCAGCGATGAGCGCGGATGGAAAGATATCCACATATGAGCGCAGGCAAATAAGAATATCGAGCGATGCGGATATGAGGCGGGTTGATGAACTTAGAGCAGGTGCTGACGCCATAATGGTCGGCATAGGCACCGTTCTGGCAGATAACCCTAGTTTAACTATGAAGTCAGGAGAGAAGAATCCAATTCGAATAGTTGTGGACAGCATGGCGAGGACGCCTGTAGATGCAGAGATTATCTCCAGAAAAGGCAGTCCAACAATTATCGCTGTGTCCAAGTCTGCACCCCCCAAAAGAGTTGAGGCGCTGAGGGGAAAGGCAGAGATTATCACAGTTGGCGATAGGCAAGTTTCACTGCCAGAATTGCTCAGTGAATTGAAAAGTAGAGGTATCAATCGGTTGATGGTTGAAGGAGGCGCAACGCTTAACTGGGGGTTGATTTCAGAAAGATTGGTCGATGAGATTTATGTTTATATCGGGAATATGATTATTGGTGGCAAGGATGCGCCAACGCTTGTAGATGGACTCGGCTTTACCAAACCAGTAAAATTGGATTTGTTAAGCATCGAAAAGCTGGATGATGGCGTTTTGGTGAAGTGGTGCGTGCTTTGA
- a CDS encoding type II toxin-antitoxin system HicB family antitoxin yields MTEKDADGYFAFCPELQGCYTQGDSYEEALENIKDAIRLLHIEDRLENKEDIPLIESISLTSLEVAV; encoded by the coding sequence GTGACTGAAAAAGATGCAGACGGATACTTTGCTTTCTGTCCTGAGCTTCAGGGATGTTATACTCAGGGTGATAGTTATGAGGAGGCTTTAGAAAACATTAAAGACGCAATTCGTCTTCTTCATATAGAGGATAGATTAGAAAATAAGGAGGATATTCCTCTCATTGAATCTATCAGCCTGACTTCTTTGGAAGTGGCGGTATGA
- a CDS encoding type II toxin-antitoxin system RelE/ParE family toxin, producing MIIYEIIFTKQAADFVESLDKGYKNKIRGVFERLKENPFSYPYRKIRGEQDLYRIRIGRYRILYKVDQPESRIIILKVDTRNRVYKRLERD from the coding sequence TTGATTATCTATGAAATCATTTTTACCAAACAAGCAGCAGATTTTGTAGAGTCTTTAGATAAAGGTTACAAGAACAAAATAAGGGGCGTTTTCGAGAGACTGAAGGAAAATCCATTTTCGTATCCGTACAGAAAAATCAGGGGCGAACAAGATCTATACAGAATTAGAATTGGCAGATATAGGATATTGTATAAGGTAGATCAACCAGAGAGCAGGATCATTATATTAAAGGTCGATACAAGGAACAGGGTTTATAAAAGGTTAGAACGTGACTAG
- a CDS encoding NYN domain-containing protein gives MPYQSSPPTDEEKRRFSTMDKFIYTLRRLPRFEVRLGKLGWAGGELVQKRVDILLTVDLVRMSWGRLIGTAILVTGDGDFVPAVEAAKDAGVLVQLYYSRSSIHDELLSAVDESFVITEELIDSCRMK, from the coding sequence ATGCCTTACCAAAGTAGTCCACCAACCGATGAGGAAAAACGAAGATTTTCCACGATGGACAAATTTATCTACACATTACGAAGACTCCCTCGGTTCGAGGTAAGATTAGGTAAATTAGGCTGGGCTGGGGGAGAATTAGTACAGAAACGAGTTGATATCTTACTTACGGTAGATCTCGTCAGAATGAGTTGGGGAAGATTAATAGGTACCGCAATCCTTGTAACTGGAGATGGCGACTTCGTTCCTGCTGTTGAGGCAGCAAAAGATGCTGGTGTTCTGGTTCAATTATATTATTCTCGAAGTTCTATACATGATGAGCTCCTTTCCGCTGTAGATGAAAGTTTTGTGATTACTGAGGAGCTAATTGATTCTTGTAGAATGAAATGA
- a CDS encoding TRAM domain-containing protein has protein sequence MYRREPSAPVTEGETYDVKIEDIAREGDGIARIEGFVVFVPNTKVGDEVKIKVNKVMHRFAIAELA, from the coding sequence TTGTATAGAAGAGAGCCGAGTGCCCCCGTAACAGAGGGGGAAACGTACGACGTAAAGATAGAAGACATAGCTAGAGAAGGAGACGGAATCGCCCGCATCGAGGGATTTGTCGTATTCGTCCCTAATACGAAAGTAGGCGATGAGGTCAAGATAAAAGTTAACAAGGTCATGCATAGATTCGCTATAGCTGAATTGGCATAA
- a CDS encoding M42 family metallopeptidase, whose translation MKKIRNLLEKLSNAHGIPGHENDVRAIVQMELESYVDEIKIDSLGNLIATKNGKKPSVMLAAHMDEIGMMANYVDKGGFIRFVKVGGWFDQTLLNQRVILHTEKGALTGVIGSKPPHRMKEKEKDTVVKADDMFIDIGATSIKNAEELGATVGTPITIDREFRTLANDKVTGKAFDDRVGLVVMLDALKRTKSNATIYAVGTVQEEVGLKGARTSAFGLNPDVALATEVTIAGDHPNIKKRESAIEMGKGPSITVMDAAGRGIITPNTILKWLKETAERNKIQYQLDVSDGGTTDATAIQLTRVGIPTGTVSVPVRYIHSPVEVVNLKDIDMCAKLVAHSIENVDSYF comes from the coding sequence ATGAAAAAAATAAGAAATTTGCTGGAAAAATTGTCAAATGCACACGGAATTCCGGGACATGAGAATGACGTTCGCGCGATAGTCCAGATGGAACTGGAATCATATGTTGACGAAATTAAAATTGACTCACTTGGAAACCTCATCGCGACAAAAAATGGCAAAAAGCCATCCGTCATGCTCGCCGCACATATGGATGAAATTGGCATGATGGCTAACTATGTGGATAAAGGTGGATTTATTCGCTTCGTAAAGGTTGGTGGTTGGTTTGACCAGACGTTGCTCAATCAGCGCGTGATTTTACATACTGAAAAGGGGGCTCTAACCGGAGTGATTGGGTCCAAACCGCCGCACAGAATGAAAGAAAAAGAGAAAGATACGGTGGTCAAGGCAGACGATATGTTCATCGATATCGGCGCCACCAGCATAAAAAATGCTGAGGAATTGGGCGCGACGGTAGGGACGCCGATAACCATCGATAGAGAGTTCAGAACGCTTGCAAATGACAAGGTCACTGGGAAGGCATTCGATGATAGGGTGGGACTGGTAGTCATGCTCGATGCTTTGAAGCGGACAAAATCGAATGCCACCATATATGCCGTCGGTACGGTCCAAGAAGAGGTCGGGCTAAAAGGCGCAAGGACTTCTGCGTTCGGATTAAATCCAGATGTGGCACTGGCAACAGAAGTTACCATCGCCGGCGATCATCCGAACATCAAGAAGCGGGAATCCGCGATCGAAATGGGTAAGGGTCCCTCTATTACGGTGATGGATGCGGCAGGAAGGGGCATCATCACGCCGAACACAATCCTTAAATGGCTAAAAGAGACCGCAGAGAGAAACAAGATTCAATACCAGCTGGACGTCTCTGATGGCGGAACGACCGATGCGACAGCAATTCAATTAACAAGGGTTGGCATCCCAACGGGCACCGTCAGCGTACCAGTGCGATATATTCATTCACCTGTTGAAGTGGTCAACTTGAAGGACATCGACATGTGTGCAAAGCTGGTCGCACATTCGATCGAGAACGTGGACAGCTACTTTTAG
- the hxlB gene encoding 6-phospho-3-hexuloisomerase, giving the protein MSNDKNTTKRDTKLTMNLIGAHIIKIAGEIHDDQVDALISHILAAKKIFVMGAGRSGLVGRAFAMRLMHLDLPVYVVGESVTPAVEKGDLLITISGSGETKSVVELALVGKQCGAKLVTITSNISSPLAKKSDVVIEVKGRSKMDSVDYFERQVRGEYQPLVPLGTIFETTSLVFLDGLISELMTVTKRDEKYLQSRHASLE; this is encoded by the coding sequence GTGTCCAATGACAAAAATACCACAAAGCGGGATACCAAGTTAACGATGAATTTGATAGGGGCGCATATTATCAAGATAGCAGGCGAGATTCATGATGACCAGGTAGATGCCCTGATAAGTCATATTCTCGCCGCCAAGAAGATATTTGTGATGGGTGCTGGCAGGTCAGGGCTGGTCGGAAGAGCGTTCGCCATGCGATTAATGCATTTGGACTTGCCTGTATATGTGGTGGGCGAGAGCGTTACCCCTGCGGTGGAGAAGGGGGATCTTTTAATCACAATTTCTGGCTCAGGTGAGACAAAATCGGTCGTCGAACTCGCCCTTGTTGGGAAACAATGTGGAGCCAAACTGGTGACGATAACTTCGAATATCAGCTCGCCATTGGCGAAGAAATCTGACGTAGTAATTGAAGTAAAAGGGCGAAGCAAAATGGACAGCGTCGACTATTTCGAACGCCAGGTGCGTGGAGAATATCAACCACTGGTGCCGCTGGGAACAATTTTCGAGACGACGAGCCTTGTATTTTTGGATGGCCTGATATCTGAATTGATGACCGTCACCAAAAGAGATGAGAAATATCTTCAATCCCGACATGCGAGCTTGGAGTAG
- a CDS encoding TIM barrel protein yields the protein MIQVGIAGIPVDRKGKGIEEGIRYLSEIGLDAMEIQFVRGVFMNSESAEKVGRLAEKLEIRLSVHSPYYINLASTEIATIEKSKEYIIKSAKRAKEAGAGIVVVHPAYYSNDTFELVRRACEEVSSVVDNDVKIGLETAGRQRQFGTVDEIAKLVATVKGTVPVLDFAHIHARGNGSLNQKEDYEAVFDRFEGNKFHIHFTGVKYAKGNEIKHTPINDDPNFKHLVEALIERKYHATVICESPLLESDALKMKEIITSVQ from the coding sequence TTGATTCAAGTAGGCATAGCCGGAATCCCTGTGGATAGAAAGGGGAAGGGGATAGAAGAAGGAATTCGGTATCTTTCTGAAATTGGATTGGACGCAATGGAGATTCAATTTGTCAGGGGGGTCTTCATGAATAGCGAGTCCGCCGAAAAGGTCGGTCGTCTGGCTGAAAAATTGGAAATCAGATTATCAGTCCATTCTCCCTATTACATCAATCTCGCTTCAACGGAAATTGCAACGATCGAAAAAAGCAAGGAATATATCATCAAATCAGCCAAGCGTGCAAAAGAGGCAGGTGCAGGTATCGTAGTGGTTCATCCTGCTTATTACTCGAACGATACCTTCGAACTTGTTCGAAGAGCCTGCGAGGAGGTGTCAAGTGTGGTCGATAATGATGTAAAAATCGGGCTTGAAACTGCTGGCAGGCAGCGGCAGTTTGGCACCGTTGATGAAATAGCGAAGCTCGTGGCAACGGTAAAGGGCACTGTGCCAGTGCTCGATTTTGCCCACATTCATGCAAGGGGCAACGGTTCATTGAACCAGAAAGAAGACTATGAAGCGGTCTTTGATAGATTTGAGGGGAATAAATTTCATATTCATTTTACCGGTGTAAAATATGCGAAGGGGAATGAAATAAAGCACACTCCCATAAACGATGACCCAAATTTTAAGCATTTAGTAGAGGCATTAATCGAACGAAAATATCATGCGACCGTGATATGTGAATCACCTTTATTAGAGAGTGATGCATTGAAGATGAAGGAGATTATCACCAGTGTCCAATGA
- a CDS encoding Tfx family DNA-binding protein: MSDKSFLTAQQIRVLKLREKGLTQKEVAHRLGTTRANISTIEKRAHANIERARETLKEWKELLAPVQINIPEGTDVLEIPKKVFRQADENGIKIQADTLELITQIEKQKKDKIKNRMLIEGLQIYISVTGEIILD; encoded by the coding sequence ATGTCAGATAAATCGTTTTTAACCGCCCAACAAATTCGAGTTCTGAAGTTGCGTGAAAAAGGACTAACCCAAAAAGAAGTGGCCCACCGATTGGGCACCACTCGCGCCAACATAAGCACCATCGAAAAAAGGGCCCATGCCAATATCGAACGTGCGAGAGAGACGCTTAAAGAATGGAAAGAACTATTGGCACCGGTTCAAATCAACATCCCAGAGGGCACGGATGTGTTGGAAATACCAAAGAAGGTATTCCGTCAAGCGGACGAGAATGGCATCAAGATACAAGCCGATACGCTGGAGTTAATCACGCAGATAGAAAAACAAAAGAAGGATAAAATAAAGAACCGAATGCTCATCGAAGGTCTTCAGATTTATATCAGCGTGACTGGAGAGATAATACTCGACTGA